The segment GCCGCCGTTGCTTCACAAACATAAATCATTGTCTACGGACTATAATCGTGAAGAGGCGTGGCTGAAGCTGAAGGACAATCACCAGCATCACCACCAGCAGCGCCACCACCTCCATAGGCGGAGCAAGAGCTTGATAATGATAACCACCGAAGACATTAACGAGCTCAAAGGGTGCGTCGATCTGGGTTTCAACTTCGCATCGGAACCAACTAAACTATCAAAGACGTTCCCGGCTCTTGACCTCTATTACGCCACCTCAATACCACCGACGTCAAGCTCAAATTCATCAGCCACCACCTCTAATCACGGTGACTCGCCGCCACAACCTTGTAGCCCTCATAACGCCTCCACCACCACCCTATTCAACTCAGGTAAATCTtttgatttatattattatttaatagatttATGTATTTATTATCCTGAAATAATTAATTTCAGGAGAGAATCCGGAAATGGTGAAAAGAAGATTGAAGCAATGGGCGCAGGTGGTTGCTTGTGCGGCACGTCAACCAGCATGTTACCAAATTGACCCAAAGGATTGAACTTTGAAGCAAAATTTAAACcatttattatatattattattctttGTTAGTGGGATTAATTTCATTTAATAACTAAATTGTTGTTAAATACTCTTATCTTTAAATTGATTTTGTTGATGATAATAATTGTGTATATATGATAGGGATACTTCCTGATCTTCTAAAAAACATCTTATTTGGTGTTAACATTATTTTTGTTGtaaaatattatataaatctattgCATCTAATATTATTTTCTATATCAAATTTAGTTTAATAATAATACAACATATTAAGTGCCgtttgttttttcaaaaaaaaaaatatctttttAAAAAACTTATGTGTACAGACAGGAAGACATATACGTTTACGAAGTCTTCAAGTGTTTGTTTACTAGAAGACTGCAAACTTGAAAACGTTACAAAAGACATGAACCAATGTCTTCGGACAAGAAAACCTTTCTCGTAGATCTCTactaaaaaaaagaaaatataaaaacctaaaaatttgttttgaatttttttttatagaaaggtttcccaaaattaatttctttttcattttttttacactTGTTAAAACTTTTTAAAGAATTTTTGCACAAACTTTTTATAGATTTTTATACTTTTTAACAATTTTTTACTACCGTTTTACAACTTTTTTATAACATCAGTTGTATTTTTTATagcattttaaatttttttaataacaTTTAAAATATCTTTTACTTACTCTTTTTAACTTTTTTACAATCTTTATTTATAACATATTTAAATTT is part of the Lactuca sativa cultivar Salinas chromosome 7, Lsat_Salinas_v11, whole genome shotgun sequence genome and harbors:
- the LOC111881686 gene encoding uncharacterized protein LOC111881686 translates to MSDGNTTSPPSRLSKPPLLHKHKSLSTDYNREEAWLKLKDNHQHHHQQRHHLHRRSKSLIMITTEDINELKGCVDLGFNFASEPTKLSKTFPALDLYYATSIPPTSSSNSSATTSNHGDSPPQPCSPHNASTTTLFNSGENPEMVKRRLKQWAQVVACAARQPACYQIDPKD